A single Manduca sexta isolate Smith_Timp_Sample1 chromosome 11, JHU_Msex_v1.0, whole genome shotgun sequence DNA region contains:
- the LOC115447197 gene encoding methyltransferase-like protein 25 has translation MMQESHSENFSGNHTPMTSIRKLHHQLDNIIRYLTPLLPIANCHMVEFLTENHWNKLLPGALRDSLDKVELEVSLQNFWQAAEGHEQTDVPELKKWVTNARSYCVTANNDYCLSKQQFHDKIKSWGAELKEEIRVKEFMTSKKSYEVQTMSQLVASLHHATAATCCVEAGGGRGHLPAALSLGYNIPSLTIDCDDKTLAAAVERVKIIQKKWHAIAKRINKGKEERVTGNASNNIHRFAKVFITNNTDLCGIVKEKFPEFENQDVKLLLTGLHTCGNLGPDSLRLFATNDHIATVFNVPCCYHLLTETVDENLFDVFQRNYGGGVSDGVQGFPMSEYLTGFSLGRNGRMLAAQSIDRVVNERQLPSKSLLYRALLQDIIKKYLPDVKITEGKLKRISSKCLNFEQYVNAADAILKLDILDRLSERQLSIEDEDSQWKKLVLFYLIRLCLAQVVESVILLDRVLYLYENGSEKVHLVKLFDPVVSPRCHSIVAIR, from the exons ATGATGCAGGAGTCTCATTCTGAAAATTTTAGTG GTAACCACACTCCTATGACATCAATAAGGAAACTCCACCATCAACTAGACAACATCATCAGATATCTGACACCACTACTGCCAATAGCCAACTGTCACATGGTCGAGTTCCTCACTGAAAACCACTGGAATAAACTTCTTCCTGGAGCATTGAGAGACAGTCTGGATAAAGTGGAATTAGAAgtttctttacaaaatttttggcAAGCAGCAGAAGGACATGAACAAACAG ATGTACCAGAACTAAAAAAATGGGTAACAAACGCTCGCTCTTACTGTGTCACCGCCAACAATGACTATTGTTTGTCAAAACAACAGTTTCATGACAAAATCAAGTCTTGGGGTGCAGAACTCAAGGAGGAGATTAGAGTTAAGGAGTTTATGACAAGCAAGAAAAGTTATGAg GTCCAAACCATGTCCCAACTTGTGGCATCCTTACACCACGCCACTGCGGCCACCTGTTGCGTAGAAGCGGGTGGCGGAAGAGGCCACTTGCCCGCCGCTTTATCACTTGGGTACAATATACCCAGCCTCACCATTGACTGTGACGATAAAACATTAGCAGCGGCTGTCGAACGGGTTAAAATTATCCAG aaaaaatggCATGCAATAGCTAAAAGAATCAACAAAGGTAAAGAAGAGCGAGTAACAGGAAATGCTAGTAACAATATACATCGATTCGCAAAggtttttatcacaaataacaCAGATCTGTGTGGGATTGTAAAGGAAAAGTTCCCTGAATTTGAGAATCAGGATGTGAAGTTACTTCTTACTG gTCTCCACACGTGTGGTAACCTGGGACCAGACTCCCTCCGGTTATTTGCGACCAACGACCACATTGCAACCGTGTTCAACGTGCCGTGTTGCTACCATCTCCTAACAGAGACTGTCGATGAGAACTTGTTCGACGTCTTCCAGAGAAATTACGGTGGTGGAGTGAGCGATGGAGTCCAGGGGTTTCCGATGTCGGAATATTTGACAG ggtTTAGTCTAGGACGCAACGGTCGCATGCTGGCGGCGCAATCTATAGACCGTGTGGTCAATGAGAGGCAGTTGCCGTCCAAAAGTCTTTTATACAGAGCGCTACTTCAG gacataataaaaaagtatttacctGACGTGAAAATAACAGAAGGAAAATTAAAACGCATATCGTCCaaatgtttaaatttcgaacaatatGTCAATGCGGCCGACGCCATCTTGAAATTAGATATACTTGACAGATTGTCAGAGCGCCAATTGTCTATAGAAGACGAAGACAGCCAATggaaaaaactagttttattctaTTTGATAAGGTTATGTTTAGCGCAAGTTGTGGAAAGTGTAATATTACTGGACAGAGTATTGTATTTGTACGAGAATGGGTC
- the LOC119188995 gene encoding cytochrome b5-like: protein MAKVITLGEVKKHNSDKSVWMVIHNDVYDVTSFLEEHPGGPESLLEVAGEDATGPFEDVGHSADARELLTKYKIGTLPPSERTKDVESCTGHGKESKESKSWRTYDGSSGSRHVTPKSNYKPPTSPRVEKRVQTIVVPRERRPRGPPCGSSNLKWAILALAGAVVIGIALKKYLS, encoded by the exons ATGGctaaagtaattacgctgggCGAAGTTAAGAAGCACAATTCCGACAAGAGTGTGTGGATGGTAATTCACAATGACGTTTATGATGTGACAAGTTTTTTGGAGGAG CATCCAGGGGGCCCGGAATCATTATTGGAGGTGGCTGGAGAGGATGCCACAGGACCCTTTGAAGATGTTGGGCACAGTGCAGACGCCAG GGAACTCttgacaaaatacaaaattggcACGCTGCCTCCCTCAGAACGCACAAAGGATGTGGAAAGTTG tacCGGTCATGGAAAAGAATCCAAGGAAAGTAAATCCTGGCGGACGTACGATGGATCTTCCGGAAG TCGACACGTCACGCCAAAGTCTAACTACAAACCTCCAACCAGCCCTAGAGTCGAAAAGAGAGTGCAAACAATAGTTGTGCCCCGagaaag ACGGCCGAGAGGACCTCCCTGCGGCAG TTCCAACTTGAAATGGGCGATATTAGCCCTGGCCGGTGCGGTGGTCATCGGCATAGCACTTAAAAAGTACCTGAGTTAA
- the LOC115447196 gene encoding alkaline phosphatase, tissue-nonspecific isozyme, which produces MFGRVLFILFLTTAQCTLPKDQEYWKKLAREEFEGSLSLQINNNIAKNVILFVGDGMGINTVTATRIYKGGASHRLAFEKFPFTGLLKTYSANKMVPDSASSGTALFSGVKVNQETVGVDATVERGDCAASLKPAARLDSLAAQFLKAGRRAGLVTTTRVTHATPSGLYAHSAYRKWECEATMPQDAAECKDIARQLVEDWPGRDLHVILGGGRQVFETNSTNTKEDPYDTWSCRRRDNRNLTEVYIQDKEKRNLKYSYVKNTGELKEIDHQNTDYLLGIFANGHLKYEDERNRGDEGMPSLTDMVEAAIKVLSSDQNGYYLMVEGGNIDMAHHRGWAKRALNEAAEMENAVQLALRVTDPKNTLIIVTSDHGHTLSINGYPLRDSDITGIAQKSPYDGKNYTTLSYGTGGPDALHYHVVSDENGTKIARDEPSILVATRFDYKQPAGIILDENSHGGGDVAIYATGPHAHLFTGVHEQHYVYHAVCCAAHVGDTAGVCSGAHAYTNTLILYTIILAFIVVQMFL; this is translated from the exons ATGTTTGGTcgagtgttatttattttatttcttacgaCAGCGCAATGCACACTTCCAAAAG ATCAAGAATACTGGAAGAAACTTGCAAGAGAAGAGTTCGAAGGAAGTCTATCGctccaaataaataacaatattgctAAGAATGTGATCCTGTTTGTCGGCGACGGCATGGGGATTAACACGGTAACTGCCACGAGGATATACAAGGGTGGCGCGTCTCATCGACTGGCGTTTGAGAAGTTTCCATTTACGGGCTTATTGAAA ACGTACTCAGCGAATAAAATGGTGCCAGATTCAGCGAGTTCTGGCACAGCGCTGTTCTCTGGTGTGAAGGTCAACCAGGAGACGGTCGGGGTTGACGCCACCGTGGAGCGTGGGGACTGTGCCGCTTCACTCAAGCCCGCTGCGAGGCTAGACTCCCTAGCTGCGCAGTTCCTGAAGGCTGGTAGGAGAGCTG GTCTAGTAACAACAACCCGAGTGACGCACGCGACCCCTAGCGGGCTGTACGCACACAGCGCTTACCGGAAATGGGAGTGCGAGGCCACGATGCCTCAGGACGCTGCCGAATGTAAGGATATTGCGCGGCAGTTGGTCGAGGACTGGCCGGGGAGGGACCTTCAT GTAATATTAGGCGGTGGGAGGCAAGTCTTCGAGACTAACTCTACCAACACGAAGGAGGATCCGTACGACACCTGGTCCTGCAGACGGAGAGACAACAGGAATCTCACGGAAGTGTACATCCAGGATAAAGAGAAGAGAAATTTGAAGTACAGCTACGTCAAAAATACCGGGGAACTTAAAGAGATAGATCATCAGAACACTGACTACTTACTAG GTATATTTGCCAACGGTCACCTGAAGTATGAAGACGAGAGGAACAGAGGTGATGAGGGAATGCCCTCGCTCACTGATATGGTGGAAGCCGCCATAAAAGTTCTATCCTCGGACCAGAATGGATATTATCTTATG GTGGAAGGTGGCAACATAGACATGGCTCACCACCGCGGCTGGGCCAAGAGAGCTCTGAACGAAGCAGCAGAGATGGAGAATGCGGTACAGCTGGCCTTGCGGGTGACAGACCCCAAGAACACCCTGATCATAGTGACCAGTGATCATGGACACACGCTGTCTATTAACGGGTACCCGCTTAGGGACTCTGATATTACCG GTATAGCTCAAAAGTCACCATATGACGGTAAAAACTACACTACACTGTCGTACGGTACTGGGGGGCCCGACGCCCTGCACTACCACGTTGTGAGCGACGAGAACGGAACTAAGATCGCGCGAGACGAGCCGAGTATACTCGTCGCGACGAGATTCGACTACAAGCAGCCAGCCGGCATCATACTTGATGAGAATAGTCATGGCGGTGGGGACGTGGCTATTTATGCGACAg GTCCCCACGCTCACCTGTTCACTGGAGTCCACGAGCAGCACTATGTGTATCACGCGGTGTGCTGCGCCGCACACGTGGGCGACACGGCGGGTGTGTGCAGCGGCGCACACGCATACACAAACACACTCATCTTATACACAATTATACTAGCGTTTATTGTTgtacaaatgtttttataa
- the LOC119188981 gene encoding uncharacterized protein LOC119188981 translates to MELPVLDKFCFVFDLKTGCIAMGIINSLLTFILAVIMITFAVDLKTLEKQLKRDEVDTTMTSVVYAIVVLLVVLLFVKFLLDLVFVYAVHKEKCGIIKKYCIFWIIFVVLFIIGFLKILFYMDAGHVISHILFLAENFYYIVVIRSYLISVNEDGVL, encoded by the exons ATGGAGCTTCCAGTTTTGGacaaattttgttttgtgttcGACTTGAAGACAGGATGTATCGCGATGGGCATCATCAATTCG CTCCTAACATTCATCCTGGCGGTGATCATGATCACATTCGCGGTGGACTTAAAGACCCTAGAGAAGCAGCTGAAGCGCGACGAGGTGGACACCACCATGACCTCGGTGGTGTATGCCATCGTGGTGCTGTTGGTGGTGCTGCTGTTCGTCAAGTTCCTACTCGATTTGGTCTTCGTTTATGCCGTTCAtaag GAAAAATgtggtattataaaaaaatactgcatattCTGGATAATATTCGTGGTGCTGTTCATCATTGGGTTCCTAAAGATACTGTTCTACATGGATGCTGGGCATGTCATCTCTCATATCCTCTTTTTGG CCGAAAACTTCTACTACATCGTTGTAATAAGGAGCTATTTGATTTCGGTCAACGAAGACGGAGTCCTCTAA